A genome region from Drosophila suzukii unplaced genomic scaffold, CBGP_Dsuzu_IsoJpt1.0 scf_21, whole genome shotgun sequence includes the following:
- the LOC118878804 gene encoding uncharacterized protein, giving the protein MSKGELRNAFQNRQWRSGERFASYFEEKVMLANDINIDKEELLENIIEGIPAPGLRDQARIQCFAEPGQILKAFSAIRLPERKQEVNSSQRSSGKIADTKDFRCANCNSKGHYAKDCQKPKREPGSCYACGKFGHFVGQCPERKSANANKYHAS; this is encoded by the exons ATGTCAAAGGGGGAGCTGAGGAACGCGTTCCAAAATCGTCAGTGGCGTTCAGGAGAAAGGTTCGCTTCTTATTTCGAGGAGAAAGTTATGCTGGCCAACGATATAAACATCGACAAGGAGGAGCTCCTCGAAAACATCATCGAAGGAATTCCAGCACCAGGGCTACGCGACCAAGCTCGCATACAATGTTTCGCCGAACCTGGGCAGATTTTGAAAGCCTTCTCTGCAATTCGTTTACCTGAACGAAAGCAGGAGGTCAATTCTTCGCAGCGCTCTTCCGGAAAGATTGCAGACACAAAGGACTTCCGTTGCGCCAATTGCAACTCAAAGGGCCACTACGCCAAGGACTGTCAGAAACCGAAACGAGAGCCCGGATCATGCTACGCATGTGGCAAATTTGGACACTTTGTGGGTCAGTGCCCTGAGCGTAAAAGCgcaaatgcaaataaatac CATGCCTCATAG